AATAGACATCGAACCCGTTCCCCACCAGCATCGCAAACCGTAACCCCATTCGACTGCCCCTCAACCAGAAGCATTTTCATTGCATTCTCGACAGTTTTTGAACGCCCGAGCCTGATATCAACCTTGTTAACATCATCGATTTCTCCGTAAATTCTCCTCCATattgagaaaaatatatatcacaCGTGTATTTCTCATATACAAGATGTATATAAGTTGATATATAGTAACATAGTTAATTTTGcactaataatttaatattataattaggCATAGAAAACGTTATAATTCgtcgtaaaataaaataaataaccattaatggtattttatttttgaaacaaatgCATTTTTGGTCCCGTAATTTCGTTACTCTGGAATTTTGGTCATATGTGAACATATAGGATTAAAATCGTACaccataaatttcaaatccgctattttcatgtttatataatattttatgttaactatgatgaattttaaattcatccAATAATGGAGTcatctaaaatttattttattttatataactaatgtgtaaataaataGTATTGGACTTAGAATTTGATATATTGTTTTATTGTTaaccataaaatccataaaattgaaatttttatatcCAAACGCAATGTTACAGAATTTGGAACAATTATATAAAGTCGCGGAGATATCATTTCTCGCAAATCTTCTTTTCAAATTTGTTTTGTGACGACAAATAGACATGGTTGTTCATACTTTGACTCAGTGATTTGTTCTTATGTTAGTTCTgcttaatgtttttttttctaaatgacGATTGTATTTGTTCGTTTGCTTTTGTTTGaattaaaatatcgtttttttatttacaaaaaaactaATATTGACCTATAAAATATATCTTGTCTTTAGACTTAATTTGGAAGTTGAGATTTGGAATAAAAAAGGTGgaagaaatttttgttttttttaaaaaacttggaTTGTTGTGAGTTTTTAAGAGaaggagaagaaaaaaaaattaaatgttagTAATGTTTTcctaaaaaatatgaaaatagaaaataaacctaaaaaagttattttttcgACTCCCAAATTTTACCCTCATCGGAATTCTTACCTATATGAAAAATGTAAAACCCGGATATGCTAAAACGGATAATATTGACCCGGGTTCGTACCCGTCAAAATGGATAAACTTGACACTAGGACCTGAGTCACACTCCAAAAGTTCAACTCCAATTCCCACAAACATATTAGACAGATTTCCAGATCATCGTCATCAGATTACAAAAACTTCAGCTTTGTTCTTTACCCAAATCAAATTCCATGGACAAATGTTAACAAACAAAATCGGATTATCAATCTCTTCATTGGGATTGTCGCCGTTTCGGCCTCGTCTGATTTAGGTATATTTTCCTGGCTATTTATTCGAACTGGTTGGTGCTGGATACAACAGTATTTGGCTGCTTCAGTTCCAGCGATGGCGAATTTCCGAGTTTTTTCCGGGGTTTTGACTGTGGTTTTACTCCTTGCGTTGGTTGATTGTAAATTCATGGTTTACAACACTTCGCAAGGTATTGTCGATGGAAAGCTTAATGTTCATTTGGTTCCTCATACGCATGACGATGTCGGCTGGTTGAAGACTGTGGATCAGTACTATGTTGGATCGAATAATTCAATCCAGGTTCTCTTCTTATGCGTAAATTCAGAGTTGAACTCTTATTGTTTATGTGGAAACTTGAAACTTACATTTTCCAAAGCGATACATGCATGGCCGACCAGTGGGGCGAGATGACATTTGTGccgaatgaatttttttttttcaaattttattaaaaatttaaaatatgagttttACCTTAGAAACAAAATACATCAATTCGCGCGATCTTGCCATCCTGCGCTGGCGCTCTACTCCACTAGATGCCTCGGACAGTTGTTCACCACCGATAAGCTGCTTTATTTGGACTTTGGGTGGATTTTTATGTTGGAGATTTCATGAGTTGAAAGTAGTTGCATGTGTTGTGTAGGGAGCGTGTGTACAGAATGTTTTGGATTCGCTAATCCCGGCACTGTTGGCTGATAAAAACAGGAAATTTATTTACGTTGAAATGGTAATTTTCTCTGCCCTTTTGTGTTTGTTCATCTGATCATCTCTATGTAATTGTTCCTGAAATGAACGTTGCCGTCATACCTTTTCTATTGTTCAGGCATTTTTCCAGCGTTGGTGGAGGGAGCAGAGCGAAACAATGCAGGATACAGTTAAAAAGCTTGTCAACTCGGGTCAACTTGAATTCATGTACCGGCTAATTTGCACCTTTACTGGTTCTTTAAACGAATAAAGAGTTAACATGATCTATGGAATTTATAGAGAACGTCTTACTTATTAGTTCCAAGAATATCACAGAAGGTGATTCTGTTTCTTATTTCAACAACCCCACCCCGCGAATTTTACTTACTCAGAAATGGTGGGATGTGCATGCATGATGAGGCAGCTCCTCATTACATTGACATGATAGATCAGACTACACTAGGCCATCGATTTTTAAAGGAAGAGTTTGATGTGGCTCCTAGAATCGGTTGGCAAATTGACCCCTTTGGACATACTGCTGTGCAGGCGTACCTTTTAGGGGCAGAGGTACTGTTATAAATTTGTGCTCTTAGGCTAGGGTCCTCCCATTACTCCGGAATCATCATTCGAGCCTTTTCTTTTATCCATCACCTTTTGTACTGGGTAACTTTTGCAGCGCCATTGATAAAACATTCATCAAGTGAAAGGGATGTAATTATACCTGATAGATGCAGAATCAGTGCTTGATTTTCTTACTTATATCGTACTGACCTCATTCATCCTGTTGGTTTAGGTTGGATTTGACTCACTTTTCTTTGGTCGCATTGACTACCAAGATAGAGCTAAACGAAGAGATGATAAGACGCTCGAGGTCATTTGGCATGGCTCCAAGAGTCGTGGTTCATCCTCTCAGGTAATTTAAAGTTTCCAATAATTTTACTGTACCATTTATTAGTAAGTTAATATTTGCTTTAGTGTTTATACCTAGGTGTTTTATGTTTAGTTTTCTCTTTTGATTGTTCATTATCTTATGTACCACTCTGAAAATTAAGTCTCCAAACTTATGTCTTATATTCAGATATTTGCAGGTGCTTTCTATGCTGGGAATTACGAGCCTCCAACTGGTTTCTACTTTGAAGTGAATGACGATTCTCCTATTGTCCAGGTACATCTATAAATGCATATAATGCCTGCCTTGAAACTTGTCCACATGGATTGTAATggcatataatattttttctctgaCTGAAGGATGACATCAATTTATTCGATTACAATGTCCAAGAGCGTGTAAATGATTTTGTAGCTGCTGCACTCGCACAGGTAAAATGATTCTGAAGTTTTCTTTTCCTGCTTTACAAACTTGCTATTTATTGGACAGCTATGCTGGGACAGTTATTGCAAAAATTATTATACTTGAAAGATgcaatatttttttcccttcatGTTTTCGAATGATTCAAGATTGACTGTCGCGATCTTTTGTATTATGGAACCACTGAAAACAACTATTCTTACCATCTTTGATTGTTTTATTCACAGGCTAATGTTACTCGATCAAATCATGTCATGTGGACAATGGGAACAGATTTCAAGTATCAATATGCTACCACATGGTTTCGGAACATGGATAAGCTCATTCATTATGTCAATGAAGTTagtatttttgaatatttaatcaCGAGATGGATTAAGAAAGAGAGAAAGAAACTCAACAATGGACTTTTTGATGATCGCTAATAAAGGCCTATGTCCGTTATTTCATGCACAAAGGACTAAAACACTGGTTAATCATGCTTACCTTGACATGAGTATCACCTTCTACCTTCTATGTATAAGTGAAAATATCTTGGAAACAAACTCCGTAGAAAATCTTTCTCAATTGAGTCGtaacaaatcatttaaaatatataccaTAATATCACCAAATATAATTCAAGAATACATTATTTGATTTTGTGGTTTTCCTTGAAGTTGAACGCGAAAGTGTGAATTCAATTGTTCAAATTGAAGCAAAAAAAATGTGAAAGAAAAGTTGCAGCATGTTGCATTCTAAAGATATAGATCGAATAGGAAGCGATATGTTTCATATGAGGATGGATAAACAGGGATCAGAGAGGTAAGCTTTAAGACTAGCCAGCTAGAAATTGGTTGCTGCTGACATGATTAATGCCCATAAACAATTTTTTCCTAGCTGTAAATTGAACAGGTCACTCTTTGATAGAATCAATCTCATGATTTGGGCATTAATAATTCTAGCAAAGAATATTTattacttgaaaatatttagttgGTAGTTTTGGCATTCTTTATGGTTTAGCATTTAAAGCTTTGTCAATAATACGTTTCATCTGTTTCAAACTTGTAGTCATTTCATAATTGAATGGCAATGGAGCATGATTTTGAGGAATTTAGAATTAAAACTTTTTTCCATACCATTTTCCTGGATGAATCTGCTAACTGTCTTTGTTTTAGTTCGTGCGACTAACGTTTTTTTACCTTTCTTGCAGGATGGCCGTGTCAATGCTTTTTATTCAACCCCATctttgtataccgatgccaaATATTCTCTAAATGAGTCCTGGCCTCTTAAAATCGATGACTTTTTACCGTGAGTTTAAGTTTCGTGGTATGCTTATCACACCAAGGAATTATACCATTTCATGAGATTGACGATTCATGCATTTTTTTGCATTAGATACGCAGACCGTGTAAATTCTTATTGGACTGGATATTTCACTAGCAGGCCTGCCATCAAAAGATACGTCAGAATGATGAGTGGCTACTATTTGGTATGTTATGAATGTAATTGTGTAGGTTCTTTACTGATGGGAtcattttgaatttgaaatctcACCGTTTATACTTTATTAGGCAGCAAGACAGTTAGAATTTTTTAGAGGAAGAAATAAATCAGGTCCCAACACCGACTCTTTAGGTGATGCATTGGCCCTTGCCCAACATCACGATGCAGTTTCTGGTACTGAAAAGCAACACGTGGCTAATGACTATGCGAAACGGCTTTCAATTGGTTACAAGGAGGTGAAGCCCTTTTCAAATTACTGTCTTAGTGGTCAGCAAAGTTGACTCCCTTCACTTACGAATCATGATCCAagttaatgtgttcaatttacaATACCTGCAGGCAGAGGAGGTTGTTGCAAATTCACTTGGTTGTTTGACACAATCTTCGTCAACTTCCAGGTGCAAAAGTCCAACCACAAGTTTCCTGCAGGCAGGCACTTGAGCATTTTCCATATTCCCTTTTCTTTCTGTGTGAAACTTGGAATAGCATTTATTAGTGTTCATAGTTTCGTGCTAAAAACATTTTGCATTCAATTTGCATCAAATCCATTTTCTTCATATTCGGTTTGTGTTTTTTTACTCGCTTCAATGTTTGAAGATTTCTTTCTTTGCTTATGTTAAAGTGATCTTCTATGTAGATGTATGGGAATTGATATCTTATCTTCTTTCCAGTGCCCACTTCTGAACATAAGTTATTGCCCTCCAACAGAAGTTGATCTTTCACTTGGGAAAAAACTAGTAAGTGAAATGATTTCTCATGATCTGCCTTTTGCAAGAAGGAAGTTAACTCTCAGTTGTGGGAAATCGTGAATCATCTTCCAGGCCTCCTTTAACAGTTGTCTGCAGTATTCCATTCATCATGTCTGAGTTTACAATTGTGGCTTGGATTTTCAGATGAGAATGAAGTAAAAGATTTAGAATGCTTATTTATCAACTAAAAGTGCTGGTTAtgaagaaaaatttcattttaggaattgaaaaattatttaagacATCCTGAAAAGGAAAATGGTAGACTTAATGAGGGGGCGGAGGTGTTAgaattcaatattttattaaagtatcTTACTTTCCGCAGGTGGTGGTTGTCTACAACTCTCTTGGTTGGAGAAGAACAGATGTTGTGAGAATTCCTGTGAGTAGTTGCgtttttttccattttaatgAGGTGAACTCAGATCAATCTAAAAGATTTCACTCATCCATTCTTCTTGATGAAACATGGTTTATTCTGGATGCTAATTATTTCATGATTCCTCAAAAAACATTCTAACTGAATTCTCAATTATATGCATCTGTGTCTGTGTAGTATTTGTTTTTGTGTATGAATGCATATATATTGCATTTATATAGATGGTCAACTGGGTGTGATCTCATCTTGCTTCATTACCTCGATGCAGGTTATTGATGAGAATGTCACTGTTCATGATTCCGCTGGACAAGTGATTGTGTCACAGATTATTCCTTTAGTTGGTTCCTCAAGAGACACTAGGAAATTCTATGCCAGTGCTTATGTGGGCAAATCCTCCAGCATTCCCGTGTATTGGCTCGCATTTACAGCAACTGTTCAGCCTTTGGGTTTCAGCACTTATGTGATATCAAGTGGAAAGTTGGCAGGTCTTTAGCAgaatttttagatttttatcaGTTAGTAAATGATGTTTGCTTAATCCAGGGTGTAATTGCAATTTATTCCGTTGGCTACATTGTTACATACGCAGCTCCAGCCTCTGTAGAACAAATTTCTTACCCTTTTGATGGAAGTCAAATCAGTGATGTTCAAGTAGGTTCAGGAAACTTGAAGCTTTTATACTCGGGAATTGATGGGAAGCTTATGCAATATATTAATAGCAGGAGCTCGGTATGCCATATAGGAATGGCCACATCGGCTTGTCTTTTCACATCTTTCTGTCTTTTAATTATGTTTGGTCAAATGCATGCTGCTGTATTACTCGTCTTCGTCGATGTAACCTTGCCTGAACTTCAGCCTGCTGACCTTcctttttttaatcttttgttGCAAATTTAAATGTTCTTGagtcatattttatgatatagGTGAACATATCTCTGGAACAATCATACAGTTATTATGCTGGAGATGATGGGAGTAAAGATTCTCAGGTAATATTAGCAATATGTTCCTTATTTTTCTCTCCTAAAATGATACTTGTTGAGAATGATGGAAAATTTCATTTACTTACGAAAGGCCTCGGGAGCATATATCTTTCGCCCAAATGGCACATTTCCAATACAACCTGAAGGAAAGGTACATACATTCTCTTCAAAGTCAACCATTCAATGCATGATCTATGTTTTCTCGGTTAGACAATGAATTGTTTATCTTATTTTGCAGATTCCACTTGCAGTTTTTCGAGGACCTCTGTTTGATGAAGTTCATCAGACATTCAATTCATGGATATCTCATGTTAGTCCGAGAATCATTAATTATTCTACTcagattatataaatataataggATATTCACACTCCAAAGAACCAGAATCCCCAAAACCATCAGGTTCCCCTGTTATATGTCTTCCACATGGGTATCTCTTCATCTCATTTAGGGTTTGAGTTAGACCCAAGGTATGGAAAACAATATATGAGTAATGAATCATTGAATGTTTGTCAATTATGAGGGTCATATATGTTTTGATGCATACATTACAAAATTTCTCGATGTGTGTTGACAATTTACTGATTTAGGATCTCGAAAGTATTTTCCGATGGTTATTAAGTTGAAGTTGTGAGAAATTATGCAAAAATCAATTATGTGATGCAAAAGCTTAAATGGAAGAAACATATACAAACTTAGAAATGGATATCAGTGCATTGTTCGTCGCCTGTGAGGAATTAGGGAACCGAGACTTGACCCTTCTTGGAAACAAAAAAACTCCCatttttcatttctttgttACCGGTCGTTAACATACTTATCTGCAGATCACGAGAGTGTACAAGGAAAAGGAACATGTTGAGGTTGAATTCATGGTAAGTCAGCCTTCATATGTTCTTTTAGCTGTTCATAATAAAAACAGTTGAAACTTCTAATGTCCGAGCTACCCATAATGTCTGGCATCACAGGTTGGTCCGATACCCATTGAAGATGGGATTGGGAAGGAGATAGTAACTCAAATAAAGTCAACTGTAGGAAACAACAAAACATTTTATACAGACTCTAATGGGCGTGATTTTCTTGAACGGGTGGGTTGCATCCATTCATTTCTGCCAGGGGCAAATCATCTTTTTTCCATGGCATGATGTGTTTGTGTATAAATCTCATCAGCATCACAGCTTGGAAATTAATTATTGGGATTTATAATGTAATGCGTAGACCTAAAGCTTTTGTCTTGTTTTGTAGATCAGAGACTACAGAGCTGATTGGGACCTTCAAGTGAACCAACCAATTGCTGGAAACTACTATCCTGTATGTTTTATCAAGAGCAGTACTTTCCAGAAAATATTCATTTAGTTTATTTGAAATGAATTTTTCGAAGCACTTCCAGTACTTTAAAATCTCGAGGACAGGAATATCTGAAAGTGTCAACGTAACAACTGTGTTGATCACCTCAAAAAATGTTATTCTTGTGTCTTAAAATGATCGTGCATGGGTTAACCAGGAATCTGTAAAATCCCAGAAAATTTCTCAAATTTCAGAATTTCTAGATAGCATAAGATCCATAACTAGGGGTGAGCAGAAACCAAATTGAACCAAACCAAACCACTGGTTTGGATTGGTTTTTAGTCGATCACGGTTtggatttgttttaaaattaataaaaccaAAAACATTGGTTCGGTTCAAAGTTTTTACTAAAACTATCCCATCAAAACCGAACCAAACCGATTgtataatcatataatattttcaattatatataaatatattatttattttttagtttataTCATATCATTAATATCATGGAAAATTGATAATAGATGttacttttataaattttaagtttgcCAATGATTTAAATTGAAGTTGAAAGGGCATCGAAGATAAAACTCTCCTTTTTTGAAGTGTAATGGCAGatgatgatgatttttttttaaagctaaaCTATATCATTTTGAgaagttatattttttaaaggaAATTCGTAATGTCATTTTCATACATTATGATgttaaattgtttaatatttgtatgcatattgatatttatctatttataatataatagctagtttataaattttaaattatgttttaaaatattcaaaaaattatttgaacaaaaatttaaaattggtcTTCTAAACCAAGCCGAACCGAAACCTAGGTTtggtttttaattattaatggtTCGGTTTGGTTTGCAATTTTTCAAAACCGCTAGTATTGGTTTAGTTCGCGTTTTTATTGTAAACCGAACCTATCCGGTTTTGCTCACACCTACCTTTAACCATTATAATTGGTCACAGAAATAATATTATGGAGTTCAACTCAGGTCatttgttgttattgttgttattctttttctttctttttttcgtgtttttttgtttttgcttcATTATTTAGTTGGACATTCTTGCAGATCAATCTCGGAATTTACATCAAAGATAAAACCACCGAGTTTTCAATCTTGGTGGATAGATCAGTTGGAGGATCGAGTATTGCTGATGGGCAGTTGGAG
This window of the Primulina huaijiensis isolate GDHJ02 chromosome 3, ASM1229523v2, whole genome shotgun sequence genome carries:
- the LOC140972837 gene encoding probable alpha-mannosidase At5g13980 — encoded protein: MANFRVFSGVLTVVLLLALVDCKFMVYNTSQGIVDGKLNVHLVPHTHDDVGWLKTVDQYYVGSNNSIQGACVQNVLDSLIPALLADKNRKFIYVEMAFFQRWWREQSETMQDTVKKLVNSGQLEFINGGMCMHDEAAPHYIDMIDQTTLGHRFLKEEFDVAPRIGWQIDPFGHTAVQAYLLGAEVGFDSLFFGRIDYQDRAKRRDDKTLEVIWHGSKSRGSSSQIFAGAFYAGNYEPPTGFYFEVNDDSPIVQDDINLFDYNVQERVNDFVAAALAQANVTRSNHVMWTMGTDFKYQYATTWFRNMDKLIHYVNEDGRVNAFYSTPSLYTDAKYSLNESWPLKIDDFLPYADRVNSYWTGYFTSRPAIKRYVRMMSGYYLAARQLEFFRGRNKSGPNTDSLGDALALAQHHDAVSGTEKQHVANDYAKRLSIGYKEAEEVVANSLGCLTQSSSTSRCKSPTTSFLQCPLLNISYCPPTEVDLSLGKKLVVVVYNSLGWRRTDVVRIPVIDENVTVHDSAGQVIVSQIIPLVGSSRDTRKFYASAYVGKSSSIPVYWLAFTATVQPLGFSTYVISSGKLAAPASVEQISYPFDGSQISDVQVGSGNLKLLYSGIDGKLMQYINSRSSVNISLEQSYSYYAGDDGSKDSQASGAYIFRPNGTFPIQPEGKIPLAVFRGPLFDEVHQTFNSWISHITRVYKEKEHVEVEFMVGPIPIEDGIGKEIVTQIKSTVGNNKTFYTDSNGRDFLERIRDYRADWDLQVNQPIAGNYYPINLGIYIKDKTTEFSILVDRSVGGSSIADGQLELMLHRRLLYDDGKGVDEALNETVCILEKCAGLTVQGKYYLRFDLLGEGSKWRRSFGQEIYSPFLLAFSEQDKEFTNFSVPTFTAMDPSYSLPDSVVILTLQELEDQTVLLRLAHLFEVGEDKDLSVMTTVELKRVFPNKKIYDIHEMSLSANQEREEMEKKRLSWKVEGGSNKQASPGPRGGPVHPAELVVELAPMEIRTFIIDFNSKVFLY